In the Leptospira limi genome, one interval contains:
- a CDS encoding porin family protein translates to MLPKQFLALFLLVFINVGIYSQNKIREKSYFEGAYSEVVAYPQFSPYKISNNYTNTENNINNQSNVIGNLTNHYGTHEQKVASWIAFENAPKPKLDGQNVSLFYESVFKSGIGLGISVNSSNFQAKDIRQDKSNAIFNLGLLTRELPNFPSYDMNHLIAYEILLPYQTYNDNSFLHMRYLSFQLGYHFLENSTFDPYVRVGMGFGRERFTDSYLVQSNLTLGSRILLHDQFHFMVEIIGNQYDSHKKTPSPTAENLFREKFEHIWSLREYSAKFGVGISY, encoded by the coding sequence ATGCTTCCAAAACAATTTTTGGCCCTTTTTCTTCTCGTTTTCATAAATGTAGGAATATACTCTCAAAATAAAATTAGAGAAAAATCTTATTTTGAAGGGGCCTATTCGGAAGTTGTTGCATACCCACAATTTAGTCCTTACAAAATTAGTAACAATTACACAAATACAGAAAATAATATCAACAATCAATCCAATGTAATCGGTAACCTAACAAATCATTACGGAACTCATGAACAAAAGGTGGCAAGTTGGATTGCATTTGAAAATGCACCTAAACCCAAACTAGATGGACAAAATGTTTCTCTATTCTATGAATCTGTATTCAAATCGGGGATTGGTCTCGGTATCAGCGTCAATAGTTCTAATTTTCAAGCCAAAGACATTCGACAAGACAAATCGAATGCCATCTTTAATTTAGGATTACTGACACGAGAACTTCCCAATTTTCCAAGTTATGATATGAATCATTTGATTGCTTATGAAATTCTATTACCATACCAAACCTATAATGATAATAGTTTTTTACATATGCGTTATCTTTCTTTTCAGTTGGGATACCACTTCTTAGAAAATTCCACCTTTGATCCTTATGTCCGTGTTGGAATGGGATTTGGTAGGGAACGATTTACTGATTCTTATTTGGTCCAATCAAATTTAACCCTAGGTTCACGTATATTGTTACATGATCAATTTCATTTCATGGTAGAGATCATCGGTAATCAATATGATTCACATAAAAAAACGCCAAGTCCAACTGCAGAGAATCTTTTTAGAGAAAAATTTGAACACATTTGGTCTTTAAGGGAATATTCGGCAAAGTTTGGTGTCGGTATTTCTTATTAA